The Streptomyces sp. NBC_01353 genome contains a region encoding:
- a CDS encoding prolyl oligopeptidase family serine peptidase: MTETNETADRPGEIADGSGPSPEIPVWEQRFRAPRVSLPEWAEQAPDRSLFVSNATGTYELYAWDRATGAQRQVTDRPNGTTDGTLSPDGQWIWWFSDTDGDEFGVWMRQPFGGGADEPAVPGLAASYPAGLAIGRDGTVVVGRSTDEEGSTVHLVRGGAAPLEIYRHRESAGVGDLSHDGSLIAIEHTEHGDAMHSALRVLRAEDSSVVAELDDSKGGTEELGLAVLGFAPVDGDTRLLVGHQRRGRWEPLLWDVATGQETDLRLELPGDVSAEWYEDGTGLLIVHSFEARSELWRYDIATGALVRVETPAGSVSEATTRPDGTVEYLWSSAAQPPVVRSTDGGIVLDPPGAKAPGSVPVEDVWVEGPGGRIHALVQRPTEGEGPFPTIFEVHGGPAWHDSDAFASGPAAWLDHGYAVVRVNYRGSTGYGREWTDALKHRVGLIELEDVAAVREWAVASGLADPAKLVLSGGSWGGYLTLLGLGTQPDAWSVGLAAVPVADYVTAYEDEMEALKALDRTLFGGSPEEVPERFEVSSPLTYVDKVTAPVYISAGVNDPRCPIRQIDNYVDRLAARAAVHEVYRYDAGHGSLVVEERIKQVRLELAFAARHLGTRPVGG; encoded by the coding sequence ATGACTGAGACCAATGAGACCGCAGACCGACCGGGCGAGATCGCGGACGGCTCGGGCCCGTCGCCGGAGATCCCGGTGTGGGAGCAGCGGTTCCGCGCGCCGCGTGTGTCCCTGCCCGAGTGGGCCGAGCAGGCACCGGACCGTTCGCTGTTCGTGTCCAACGCGACGGGGACGTACGAGCTGTATGCCTGGGACCGGGCGACGGGCGCGCAGCGGCAGGTGACGGACCGGCCGAACGGGACGACGGACGGCACGCTGTCCCCGGACGGGCAGTGGATCTGGTGGTTCTCGGACACGGACGGGGACGAGTTCGGGGTGTGGATGCGCCAGCCCTTCGGGGGCGGCGCGGACGAGCCCGCGGTGCCCGGGCTCGCGGCCTCTTATCCGGCGGGTCTCGCGATCGGCCGCGACGGCACGGTCGTCGTCGGCCGCTCGACGGACGAGGAGGGTTCGACGGTCCATCTCGTACGCGGCGGCGCGGCGCCGCTGGAGATCTACCGGCACCGGGAGTCGGCCGGGGTGGGCGACCTCTCGCACGACGGCTCGCTGATCGCGATCGAGCACACCGAGCACGGAGACGCGATGCACTCGGCCCTGCGGGTGCTGCGCGCCGAGGACTCCTCGGTGGTGGCCGAGCTGGACGACTCCAAGGGCGGTACGGAGGAGCTGGGCCTTGCGGTGCTGGGCTTCGCGCCCGTGGACGGCGACACCCGGCTGCTCGTCGGTCATCAGCGGCGGGGGCGCTGGGAGCCGCTGCTGTGGGACGTGGCGACAGGCCAGGAGACCGATCTCCGGCTCGAACTGCCGGGCGACGTGTCGGCGGAGTGGTACGAGGACGGCACGGGTCTGCTGATCGTGCACAGCTTCGAGGCGCGCAGCGAGCTGTGGCGGTACGACATCGCGACGGGCGCGCTGGTGCGGGTGGAGACCCCGGCCGGTTCGGTGTCGGAGGCCACGACCCGCCCTGACGGCACCGTGGAGTATCTGTGGTCCTCGGCGGCGCAGCCGCCGGTGGTGCGCTCGACGGACGGCGGGATCGTGCTGGACCCGCCGGGTGCGAAGGCGCCGGGTTCGGTGCCGGTGGAGGACGTGTGGGTGGAGGGGCCCGGCGGCCGGATCCACGCGCTCGTGCAGCGGCCGACCGAGGGCGAGGGTCCGTTCCCCACGATCTTCGAGGTGCACGGCGGGCCGGCCTGGCACGACAGCGACGCCTTCGCCTCGGGTCCGGCGGCCTGGCTCGACCACGGCTACGCGGTGGTCCGGGTCAACTACCGCGGCTCGACGGGCTACGGCCGGGAGTGGACGGACGCGCTCAAGCACCGGGTCGGCCTGATCGAGCTGGAGGACGTCGCCGCGGTCCGCGAGTGGGCGGTCGCCTCCGGTCTCGCCGACCCGGCGAAGCTGGTCCTGTCGGGCGGCTCGTGGGGCGGGTATCTGACGCTGCTCGGGCTCGGCACGCAGCCGGACGCCTGGTCGGTGGGGCTCGCGGCCGTCCCGGTCGCGGACTACGTGACGGCGTACGAGGACGAGATGGAGGCCCTGAAGGCGCTGGACCGGACGCTGTTCGGCGGTTCGCCGGAGGAGGTGCCGGAGCGGTTCGAGGTCTCGTCCCCGCTGACGTACGTGGACAAGGTCACGGCTCCGGTCTACATCTCGGCGGGCGTGAACGACCCGCGCTGCCCGATCCGGCAGATCGACAACTACGTGGACCGGCTGGCGGCCCGGGCCGCGGTGCACGAGGTGTACCGGTACGACGCGGGGCACGGCTCGCTGGTGGTGGAGGAGCGGATCAAGCAGGTGCGTCTGGAGCTTGCCTTCGCCGCGCGCCACCTGGGGACCCGCCCGGTCGGGGGGTGA
- a CDS encoding SURF1 family protein yields the protein MYRFLKTPRWWGINVFVLLAIPFCLFMGTWQMGKFEDRVDTHREAERAPDPGTLRTEPLDDLLPVDKETSGRHAEASGRYGQQFLVPDRELDGRRGSYVLTMLKTDAGKSLPVVRGWLPAGAQVPAPPSGEVTVVGALQASENAGTKGVHAAGGLPEGQLGMISASALINLVTDEVYDAWVTVVDSPAGLTPVPAAAAAGTSLDLKAFQNLGYTAEWFVFAGFVVFMWFRLLRREMEAQRDEALGL from the coding sequence GTGTACCGGTTCCTGAAAACGCCCCGCTGGTGGGGGATCAACGTCTTCGTCCTGCTGGCGATCCCCTTCTGCCTGTTCATGGGGACCTGGCAGATGGGCAAGTTCGAGGACCGCGTCGACACGCACCGGGAGGCGGAGCGCGCCCCGGACCCGGGCACCCTGAGGACCGAGCCGCTGGACGACCTGCTGCCGGTGGACAAGGAGACGTCCGGCCGGCACGCGGAGGCGAGCGGCCGGTACGGGCAGCAGTTCCTGGTACCGGACCGTGAGCTGGACGGTCGGCGCGGCAGCTATGTGCTGACGATGCTGAAGACGGACGCCGGCAAGTCGCTGCCGGTGGTACGGGGCTGGCTGCCGGCCGGCGCGCAGGTGCCGGCCCCGCCGTCCGGCGAGGTCACCGTGGTGGGCGCCCTCCAGGCGTCCGAGAACGCGGGGACCAAGGGCGTCCACGCGGCGGGCGGGCTCCCCGAGGGCCAGCTCGGCATGATCAGCGCGAGCGCGCTGATCAACCTGGTCACCGACGAGGTCTACGACGCGTGGGTCACGGTCGTGGACTCCCCCGCCGGGCTGACGCCGGTCCCGGCGGCCGCCGCGGCGGGCACGTCGCTGGACCTGAAGGCGTTCCAGAACCTCGGCTACACGGCGGAGTGGTTCGTCTTCGCGGGCTTCGTGGTCTTCATGTGGTTCCGCCTCCTGCGCCGCGAGATGGAGGCCCAGCGGGACGAGGCGCTGGGGCTCTAG
- a CDS encoding TetR/AcrR family transcriptional regulator C-terminal domain-containing protein yields MPRETLTRDQIVRAAVELLDSDGIDGLSMRKLGQRLGSAATAMYWHVGSKESLIMLAADAAWSELTFLDPAELGWRAAARALVHDTYALGKRHPWLIPAISSHFVYGHGMARFQDHSCAIYQAAGFKGWELDWAVNSAFTFVAGTLLVDATEATIATAQAPRGKGDEGKPAQSVTEWAYGIASQYPRLRARMEDQRGVDPTAMAGEKFEFGVEAILDGLEARLRNTARDTA; encoded by the coding sequence ATGCCGCGTGAGACCTTGACCCGGGACCAGATCGTCCGAGCCGCCGTCGAGCTGCTCGACAGCGACGGCATCGACGGCCTGAGCATGCGTAAGCTCGGCCAGCGGTTGGGTTCGGCGGCGACGGCCATGTACTGGCACGTCGGCAGCAAGGAGAGCCTCATCATGCTCGCGGCCGACGCGGCGTGGAGCGAGCTGACGTTCCTCGACCCGGCCGAGCTCGGCTGGCGCGCCGCCGCCCGCGCGCTGGTCCACGACACGTACGCGCTGGGCAAGCGCCACCCCTGGCTCATCCCGGCCATCAGCTCGCACTTCGTCTACGGCCACGGCATGGCCCGCTTCCAGGACCACTCGTGTGCGATCTACCAAGCGGCCGGCTTCAAGGGCTGGGAGCTCGACTGGGCCGTCAACTCCGCCTTTACCTTCGTGGCCGGCACCCTTCTCGTCGACGCGACCGAGGCCACGATCGCCACCGCCCAGGCGCCCCGGGGCAAGGGCGACGAGGGGAAGCCGGCGCAGAGCGTCACCGAGTGGGCGTACGGGATCGCGTCCCAGTACCCCCGGCTGCGCGCGCGCATGGAGGACCAGCGGGGCGTCGACCCCACCGCGATGGCGGGCGAGAAGTTCGAGTTCGGCGTCGAGGCCATCCTCGACGGCCTCGAAGCCCGGCTCCGCAACACTGCGCGCGACACCGCCTGA
- a CDS encoding class I SAM-dependent methyltransferase, protein MYAPTPDDWHDANRARWDERVPIHAAGAYYDLDAFRAGKEALRDFELAEVGDVTGRSLLHLQCHIGLDTLSWARHGASHVVGLDFSEPAVETARSLAADLGLSADRAAFVAADVYDAAEAVPDSSYDIVYTGTGALNWLPDIERWAETAASLVAPGGFLYVAEFHPLTDSLDDETGSRIVNDYFVREPWVDSSSGTYADMEAATVHNRSVEWVHPVGEVVTAVAKAGLRIEFLHEHDVSLYSRYETLQRQEDGYYRFSADRPRIPLMYSLKASRPH, encoded by the coding sequence ATGTACGCACCGACGCCCGACGACTGGCACGATGCCAACCGCGCACGCTGGGACGAACGTGTCCCGATCCACGCCGCCGGCGCCTACTACGATCTCGACGCGTTCCGGGCCGGCAAGGAGGCGCTGCGCGACTTCGAGCTCGCGGAGGTCGGCGACGTCACCGGCCGTTCCCTCCTCCACCTCCAGTGCCACATAGGCCTGGACACCCTGTCCTGGGCCCGGCACGGCGCTTCGCACGTCGTCGGCCTGGACTTCTCCGAGCCCGCCGTCGAGACGGCCCGCTCGCTCGCCGCGGACCTCGGCCTCTCCGCGGACCGGGCCGCTTTCGTCGCCGCCGACGTGTACGACGCCGCCGAGGCCGTCCCGGACTCCTCGTACGACATCGTCTACACCGGCACAGGGGCGCTGAACTGGCTCCCCGACATCGAGCGCTGGGCCGAGACCGCCGCCTCGCTCGTCGCGCCGGGCGGATTCCTGTACGTCGCCGAGTTCCATCCGCTCACCGACTCCCTCGACGACGAGACGGGGAGCCGGATCGTCAACGACTACTTCGTACGCGAACCCTGGGTGGATTCCAGCTCGGGCACGTACGCGGACATGGAGGCCGCCACCGTCCACAACCGGAGCGTGGAGTGGGTGCACCCGGTCGGCGAGGTCGTCACGGCCGTCGCCAAGGCGGGGCTGCGCATCGAGTTCCTCCACGAGCACGACGTCTCGCTCTACTCCCGGTACGAGACGCTCCAGCGGCAGGAGGACGGGTACTACCGCTTCTCGGCCGACCGGCCGCGGATCCCGCTCATGTACTCGCTCAAGGCGTCCCGCCCCCACTGA
- a CDS encoding DUF6191 domain-containing protein: MEFAVFVTLPGLVILLTVVAFADQILRATGRGRRSGQVSSTGFEQLHATFSQGKQNELKERQSALVLRDDEEDGAPPHRSTVDLAGGRAVIRVSGGGTP; the protein is encoded by the coding sequence ATGGAGTTCGCCGTGTTCGTGACGCTGCCGGGGCTGGTCATCCTTCTCACCGTGGTCGCCTTCGCCGACCAGATCCTGCGCGCGACCGGGCGCGGCCGCCGGAGCGGCCAGGTCTCCTCGACCGGCTTCGAGCAGTTGCACGCCACCTTCTCGCAGGGCAAGCAGAACGAGCTCAAGGAGCGGCAGAGCGCGCTCGTGCTGCGCGACGACGAGGAGGACGGCGCTCCGCCGCACCGCTCCACGGTGGACCTGGCCGGCGGTCGCGCGGTGATCCGCGTCAGTGGGGGCGGGACGCCTTGA
- a CDS encoding SigE family RNA polymerase sigma factor, with the protein MAEVLDITAVVPLRGAAVVPLRGGLAVPARGTAARPLRRPRPAGGMPVIAPVPTRTPTSGVIGIPSPRESAEGIVAAGTTVDHLTETYRAHYRSLLGLAALLLDDTASCEDVVQEAFIRVHSARNRVRDPEKTLAYLRQTVVNLSRSALRRRILGLKLLSKPMPDMASAEEGAYDQLERDALIKAMRGLQRRQREVLVLRYFADMTEAQVAETLGISLGSVKAYGSRGIAALRVAMEATA; encoded by the coding sequence GTGGCAGAGGTACTCGACATCACAGCGGTCGTCCCGCTCCGAGGCGCGGCAGTCGTCCCCTTGCGGGGCGGGCTCGCGGTCCCCGCACGCGGCACGGCGGCGCGCCCGCTCAGGCGCCCGCGTCCGGCCGGCGGCATGCCGGTGATCGCTCCCGTGCCCACCAGAACCCCGACGTCCGGTGTGATCGGCATTCCGTCGCCGCGCGAGAGCGCTGAAGGCATCGTGGCCGCGGGCACCACCGTCGATCACCTGACCGAGACGTACCGAGCGCACTACCGTTCGCTCCTCGGCCTCGCCGCGCTGCTCCTCGACGACACGGCCTCCTGCGAGGACGTCGTCCAGGAGGCGTTCATCCGCGTCCACTCCGCCCGCAACCGGGTCCGGGACCCCGAGAAGACGCTGGCGTATCTGCGCCAGACCGTCGTCAACCTGTCCCGTTCCGCGCTGCGCCGCCGCATCCTCGGACTGAAGCTGCTGTCCAAGCCGATGCCGGACATGGCGAGCGCGGAGGAGGGCGCGTACGACCAGCTGGAGCGGGACGCGCTCATCAAGGCGATGCGCGGGCTGCAGCGGCGGCAGCGTGAGGTGCTGGTGCTCCGGTACTTCGCGGACATGACGGAGGCACAGGTCGCCGAGACGCTCGGCATATCCCTGGGGTCGGTGAAGGCGTACGGCTCGCGTGGCATCGCGGCGCTGCGCGTCGCGATGGAGGCGACGGCATGA